From a region of the Nocardioides ginsengisegetis genome:
- a CDS encoding YciI family protein: MTRYLISFDDGWMDFTPEELPDIAAAANAVVKEAEAAGVWVFGAGLEAQRASIVATDGTVTDGPFPETKEVIGGFAVVDVDTREEALEWAAKIAAACRCSQEVREVLSDPGQ; the protein is encoded by the coding sequence ATGACGCGGTACCTGATCTCGTTCGACGACGGCTGGATGGACTTCACGCCGGAGGAGCTGCCCGACATCGCCGCGGCGGCCAACGCGGTGGTGAAGGAGGCCGAGGCTGCTGGCGTGTGGGTGTTCGGCGCCGGGCTGGAGGCCCAGCGGGCAAGCATCGTGGCCACCGACGGGACCGTCACCGACGGGCCGTTCCCGGAGACCAAGGAGGTCATCGGCGGCTTCGCGGTGGTCGACGTCGACACCCGTGAGGAAGCCCTGGAGTGGGCCGCGAAGATCGCCGCCGCCTGCCGCTGCTCGCAGGAGGTCCGCGAGGTCCTGTCCGACCCCGGCCAGTGA
- a CDS encoding SCO6745 family protein: MFGLVEPIGMVTFSDAPHEELMALGLRNYWDGYFAGRAAPLGRVPAEVVHALFYNFAPGEVARHIPRVWDITTPEAALAARERGCARALRQGLGELADGPGLVRAADLLTTAGISAPTEGRALYAALRTLPIPDDPVARLWHAATLLREHRGDGHVAALVTEGIGGLECHVLHAVSVGIPGEKFGRVHHLPAGQIAAVIEGMRARGILDAEGWLTDAGRATKERVEALTDELAAPAYDVLGAAELEQLVADLEPIAAALEGADGG; the protein is encoded by the coding sequence ATGTTCGGGCTCGTGGAGCCGATCGGCATGGTCACGTTCTCCGACGCGCCGCACGAGGAGCTCATGGCGCTCGGGTTGCGGAACTACTGGGACGGCTACTTCGCCGGACGTGCCGCGCCGCTCGGCCGGGTGCCGGCCGAGGTGGTGCACGCGCTGTTCTACAACTTCGCGCCGGGCGAGGTGGCCCGCCACATCCCGCGCGTCTGGGACATCACCACCCCCGAGGCCGCGCTGGCCGCGCGCGAGCGGGGCTGCGCTCGGGCACTCCGGCAGGGCCTCGGCGAGCTCGCCGACGGGCCGGGCCTCGTGCGCGCCGCGGACCTGCTGACCACGGCAGGAATCAGCGCGCCGACCGAGGGCCGGGCGCTGTACGCCGCCCTCCGCACGCTCCCGATCCCCGACGACCCCGTCGCCCGGCTCTGGCACGCCGCCACCCTGCTCCGCGAGCACCGCGGCGACGGCCACGTCGCGGCCCTGGTCACCGAGGGCATCGGCGGGCTCGAGTGCCACGTCCTGCACGCGGTGTCCGTGGGCATCCCGGGGGAGAAGTTCGGTCGGGTCCACCACCTGCCCGCCGGGCAGATCGCCGCGGTCATCGAAGGCATGCGCGCCCGGGGCATCCTCGACGCCGAGGGCTGGCTCACCGACGCCGGCCGCGCGACCAAGGAGCGGGTCGAGGCGCTGACTGACGAGCTCGCCGCGCCGGCGTACGACGTCCTGGGCGCGGCCGAGCTCGAGCAGCTGGTCGCCGACCTCGAGCCCATCGCGGCGGCCCTCGAGGGTGCCGACGGGGGATAG
- a CDS encoding GNAT family N-acetyltransferase, with protein MSEGRFDVRPLDESTWPAFAALVEANNGIFGGCWCIGFHPEGCAPSAQVNHDRKKQRVLDGTTHAALVFDGDDCVGWAQFGAPDEVPKIKNRPSYEKDLVELPDWRIACCYVGKGHRRQGVATAALAGALELIAARGGGRVEGYPEDAADVSAGFLFHGALSTYDQAGFTRERKIGKHRWVVARQVDPA; from the coding sequence GTGAGTGAGGGACGCTTTGACGTGAGGCCGCTCGACGAGTCGACGTGGCCCGCCTTCGCCGCCCTGGTGGAGGCCAACAACGGGATCTTCGGTGGCTGCTGGTGCATCGGCTTCCACCCCGAGGGCTGTGCGCCGTCGGCGCAGGTCAACCACGACCGCAAGAAGCAGCGGGTCCTCGACGGGACCACGCACGCCGCGCTGGTCTTCGACGGCGACGACTGCGTCGGGTGGGCCCAGTTCGGGGCGCCGGACGAGGTCCCCAAGATCAAGAACCGGCCGTCCTACGAGAAGGACCTGGTCGAGCTCCCGGACTGGCGGATCGCCTGCTGCTACGTCGGCAAGGGCCACCGGCGACAGGGGGTCGCCACGGCCGCCCTCGCCGGGGCGCTGGAGCTGATCGCGGCGCGTGGCGGTGGCCGGGTCGAGGGCTACCCCGAGGACGCGGCGGACGTGTCGGCCGGCTTCCTCTTCCACGGGGCGCTGTCGACCTACGACCAGGCGGGCTTCACGCGCGAGCGCAAGATCGGCAAGCACCGCTGGGTCGTGGCCCGACAGGTCGATCCGGCCTAG
- a CDS encoding DMT family transporter, producing the protein MGPIACLLSAVGFGVMAVFAKLAYDDGVDVDALLLVRFGLAAAVLLTIAALTGRFRGLGPRAIVTGLLMGGVGYVAQAGLYFVALTRIDASQVALLFCTYPLLVMVMAVVTRRERASRRRGAALVMALTGVALVLGGAASGSFGLVGSACAFGSAVVYTGYILVGDRVVSTDPLAFAALVCTGAFGTLLGWSALHGAPDLGFAARGWLWLVLIALVSTVAAIILFFLGLAHVGPTVTSLLSIVEPVVTVGGAALVFGESLSLLQAVGGALVLGTVALVQWPARTTSPGTNEPWTPPVAGVTVEL; encoded by the coding sequence ATGGGACCGATCGCCTGCCTGCTCTCCGCCGTGGGCTTCGGGGTGATGGCCGTCTTCGCCAAGCTCGCGTACGACGACGGGGTCGACGTCGACGCCCTGCTCCTCGTCCGGTTCGGGCTCGCCGCCGCCGTACTGCTCACGATCGCCGCCCTCACCGGCCGGTTCCGTGGCCTGGGCCCGCGCGCGATCGTCACCGGCCTCCTGATGGGCGGGGTCGGGTACGTCGCCCAGGCCGGCCTCTACTTCGTCGCCCTCACCCGGATCGACGCCTCGCAGGTCGCCCTGCTCTTCTGCACCTATCCCCTCCTCGTCATGGTGATGGCCGTGGTGACGCGACGGGAGCGCGCGTCGCGCAGGCGGGGCGCGGCGCTGGTGATGGCGTTGACCGGTGTCGCGCTGGTCCTGGGCGGCGCGGCCTCGGGGAGCTTCGGCCTGGTCGGCTCGGCCTGCGCGTTCGGCTCGGCGGTCGTCTACACCGGCTACATCCTCGTCGGGGACCGCGTCGTGTCGACCGACCCGCTGGCCTTCGCCGCCCTGGTGTGCACGGGAGCGTTCGGCACGCTCCTCGGCTGGTCGGCGCTCCACGGCGCGCCCGACCTCGGGTTCGCGGCCCGCGGGTGGCTCTGGCTGGTCCTCATCGCGCTGGTGAGCACGGTCGCCGCGATCATCCTGTTCTTCCTCGGCCTCGCCCACGTGGGCCCGACCGTCACCTCGCTGCTGTCGATCGTCGAGCCGGTGGTCACGGTCGGCGGCGCCGCCCTGGTCTTCGGCGAGTCCCTGTCGCTGCTGCAGGCCGTCGGCGGCGCCCTGGTGCTGGGCACCGTGGCGCTCGTCCAGTGGCCGGCGCGCACCACGAGTCCCGGCACGAACGAACCATGGACGCCACCCGTCGCCGGTGTCACCGTGGAGCTGTGA
- a CDS encoding SigE family RNA polymerase sigma factor, whose amino-acid sequence MAEESDFDAFVEGRSPALLRSAYLLVQDEGLAEDLLQTALVKAWFAWGRIQEPEAYVRRIMVTTSASWWRRRWHRETPTEVPGERHVAAGGEEVENAQDLWNAIGHLPRRQRAVVVLRYLEDRSEVETASLMGCSVGTVKSQCAKALVKLRSDVALASDVEEGSRS is encoded by the coding sequence ATGGCGGAGGAGTCGGACTTCGACGCATTCGTGGAGGGTCGTTCCCCGGCCTTGTTGCGCTCGGCATATCTGCTCGTCCAGGACGAGGGCCTGGCTGAAGACCTGCTGCAGACTGCGCTCGTCAAGGCGTGGTTCGCCTGGGGGCGGATCCAGGAACCCGAGGCGTATGTGCGCCGCATCATGGTGACCACGTCCGCGTCCTGGTGGCGTCGGCGTTGGCATCGCGAGACGCCGACCGAAGTTCCCGGTGAGCGGCACGTGGCGGCCGGGGGTGAGGAGGTCGAGAACGCACAGGACCTGTGGAACGCGATCGGTCACCTCCCGCGGCGGCAGCGTGCCGTGGTGGTGCTGCGCTACCTGGAGGACCGCAGCGAGGTGGAGACCGCTTCGTTGATGGGCTGCTCGGTGGGCACGGTCAAGAGCCAGTGCGCGAAGGCGTTGGTCAAGCTCCGCTCGGACGTGGCGCTCGCTTCGGACGTCGAGGAGGGAAGCCGGTCATGA
- a CDS encoding bifunctional 3'-5' exonuclease/DNA polymerase: MTRVCLSRLPGERVRATDADGERELPLADLAVYVAERESAAVAPRWVWDDTARWYPPLLAAGIRVERCHDLRLGHHLLRRAPAVDRQLLVGEQSDHWDRLGPSVASDPALFSIDDTAEHLRADLEDARQLAAVAASTEATRLGLLLAAESSGALVAAEMTHAGVPWRVDVHERLLTDLLGPRPPRGARPALLEAQAAEVRTLLDSPGLNPDSRPELLAALRRAGLEVTDTRASSLRALEHPAVEPLLRYKKLAHLFSTNGWAWIDEWVRGGRFHPSYQPAGSSTGRWSSNGGGALSFPVQVRPAAVADEGWVFVVADVAQLEPRVLAGMSRDRALARSARGTDLYQGMVDDGAVASRKDAKLGLLGAMYGATSGESGRMVAGLTRRYPAAFGLVEDAARAGERGQVVRTLLGRGSPSLGDAWDRDPDDPPADPDSQARYRRAYGRFTRNFVVQGTGAEWALCWIADLRNRLWRLGDSGPLDARPHLVFFLHDEVVVHTPVNLADRVAAETNAAAATAAGLLFRDLAIDFPLNVSIVQSYADAGKPGAPVEA; this comes from the coding sequence ATGACACGGGTCTGCCTCTCGCGCCTGCCCGGCGAGCGGGTGCGGGCCACCGACGCCGACGGCGAGCGGGAGCTGCCGCTGGCCGACCTCGCGGTGTACGTCGCCGAGCGCGAGTCGGCGGCCGTCGCACCGCGCTGGGTGTGGGACGACACCGCCCGGTGGTACCCACCCCTCCTGGCCGCCGGCATCCGCGTCGAGCGCTGCCACGACCTGCGGCTGGGCCACCACCTCCTGCGCCGGGCGCCGGCCGTGGACCGGCAGCTGCTGGTGGGTGAGCAGTCGGACCACTGGGACCGGCTCGGACCGAGCGTGGCGTCCGACCCCGCACTGTTCTCCATCGACGACACCGCCGAGCACCTCCGCGCCGACCTCGAGGACGCCCGCCAGCTCGCCGCGGTGGCCGCCTCGACCGAGGCGACACGGCTCGGGCTGCTGCTCGCCGCCGAGTCGTCGGGCGCCCTGGTCGCGGCCGAGATGACGCACGCGGGCGTGCCGTGGCGGGTCGACGTCCACGAGCGGCTGCTCACCGACCTCCTCGGGCCACGACCTCCGCGCGGCGCCCGGCCCGCGTTGCTCGAGGCGCAGGCCGCCGAGGTCCGGACGCTCCTCGACTCCCCCGGCCTCAACCCCGACTCCCGTCCCGAGCTGCTGGCGGCGCTGCGCCGGGCCGGGCTCGAGGTCACCGACACCCGGGCGTCGTCGCTGCGCGCCCTCGAGCACCCCGCCGTCGAGCCGCTGCTGCGCTACAAGAAGCTCGCCCACCTCTTCTCCACCAACGGCTGGGCGTGGATCGACGAGTGGGTGCGCGGCGGGCGCTTCCATCCGTCCTACCAACCCGCGGGTTCCTCGACCGGCCGCTGGTCCTCCAACGGCGGCGGCGCGCTGTCGTTCCCCGTCCAGGTCCGGCCGGCGGCGGTGGCCGACGAGGGCTGGGTGTTCGTGGTCGCCGACGTCGCGCAGCTCGAGCCGCGGGTGCTGGCCGGCATGAGCCGCGACCGGGCGCTGGCCCGGTCGGCCCGCGGCACCGACCTCTACCAGGGCATGGTCGACGACGGGGCGGTCGCGAGCCGCAAGGACGCCAAGCTCGGCCTGCTCGGCGCGATGTACGGCGCCACCAGCGGCGAGTCGGGCCGGATGGTCGCCGGCCTGACCCGGCGCTACCCCGCGGCGTTCGGCCTCGTCGAGGACGCGGCCCGTGCGGGCGAGCGCGGCCAGGTCGTGCGGACCCTGCTCGGCCGCGGCTCCCCGAGCCTGGGCGACGCCTGGGACCGCGACCCGGACGATCCGCCGGCCGACCCCGACAGCCAGGCCCGCTACCGCCGCGCCTACGGCCGCTTCACCCGCAACTTCGTCGTCCAGGGCACCGGCGCGGAGTGGGCGCTGTGCTGGATCGCCGACCTGCGCAACCGGCTCTGGCGACTGGGCGACAGTGGTCCCCTCGACGCCCGGCCGCACCTGGTGTTCTTCCTGCACGACGAGGTCGTCGTGCACACGCCGGTCAACCTCGCCGACCGGGTCGCCGCCGAGACCAACGCCGCGGCCGCGACCGCGGCGGGCCTGCTCTTCCGCGACCTGGCCATCGACTTCCCGCTCAACGTCTCGATCGTGCAGTCCTACGCCGACGCCGGCAAGCCGGGCGCCCCGGTCGAGGCGTGA
- a CDS encoding LysR family transcriptional regulator gives MIDLHRLRLLREVHVRGTLHAAARSLGYSPSAVSQQLAVLEREAGAVLLTRVGRNVRLTEAGQVLVRHADSLLEGVEAAEAEVAAVAAGRLAGTVRIAAFQSAFLQIVAPTIRALSAQHPGIRLEATEADVEQSVPALRLHQLDVLLGDEYQDQPRVLHSQFQRDTVLREPVNIVLPAGHPEASSRHITLARLADLPWAACQPGTGHHEMHLRACRQLGGFEPDLRYTSDDLLILLEMVRTAGAGALLPDLVIDADAPGVVVRPFDAQGVEREIFLLTRQNRSPTIEAVTEGLLAARGGSGT, from the coding sequence ATGATCGACCTCCACCGGCTGCGCCTCCTCCGGGAGGTCCACGTGCGGGGCACGCTGCACGCCGCGGCCCGCTCGCTGGGCTACTCACCCAGCGCGGTCTCCCAGCAGCTCGCGGTGCTGGAGCGGGAGGCCGGAGCGGTGCTCCTCACCCGTGTCGGTCGCAACGTACGGCTCACGGAGGCGGGCCAGGTCCTGGTCAGGCACGCGGACTCGCTCCTCGAGGGGGTGGAGGCCGCCGAGGCCGAGGTCGCGGCCGTGGCCGCCGGCCGGCTCGCCGGGACCGTCCGGATCGCGGCGTTTCAGTCGGCCTTCCTGCAGATCGTCGCGCCCACCATCCGAGCCCTCAGTGCGCAACACCCGGGCATCAGGCTGGAGGCGACCGAGGCCGACGTCGAGCAGTCCGTGCCCGCGCTGCGCCTGCACCAGCTCGACGTCCTGCTCGGGGACGAGTACCAGGACCAGCCGCGGGTCCTGCACTCGCAGTTCCAGCGGGACACGGTGCTGCGCGAGCCCGTCAACATCGTCCTGCCGGCCGGCCATCCCGAGGCGTCGTCGCGGCACATCACGCTCGCCCGCCTGGCCGACCTGCCGTGGGCTGCTTGCCAACCCGGCACGGGTCATCACGAGATGCACCTGCGCGCGTGCCGGCAGCTCGGCGGCTTCGAACCCGACCTCCGCTACACCTCCGACGACCTCCTCATCCTGCTCGAGATGGTCCGGACGGCGGGCGCGGGAGCGCTGCTCCCCGACCTCGTGATCGACGCCGACGCCCCCGGGGTCGTCGTCCGGCCCTTCGACGCCCAGGGCGTCGAGCGCGAGATCTTCCTCCTCACCCGGCAGAACCGGAGCCCCACCATCGAGGCGGTGACGGAGGGGCTGCTGGCCGCCCGCGGCGGGTCCGGAACCTAG
- a CDS encoding lipid-transfer protein, whose translation MSLYRKAAIVGIGATEFSKESGRSELQLSVEAVRHALADCGLTPADVDGFTTFTMDTSSEIAVARELGCGELRFFSRINYGGGAACATVQQAAMAVATGVADVVVAYRGFNERSGSRFGQFSVAAAQQVNTNGLDNAWTYPMGLGTPAATVAMQAQRYLHDYGATSEDFGRVAVADRRHAATNPDAFFYGKPITIEDHQASRMIVEPLHLLDCCQESDGAVALVVVSAERARDLKQKPAYVAAAAQGSGADQFVMTSYYRQDIGIPEMGVVGRELWRQSGMGPADMQTAVLYDHFTPYVLMQLEELGFCGRGEAPGFIADGAIEIGGRLPVNTHGGQLGEAYIHGMNGIAEGVRQVRGTAVNQVPDVEHVLVTAGTGVPTSGLVLGV comes from the coding sequence ATGAGCCTCTACCGCAAGGCCGCGATCGTCGGGATCGGCGCGACGGAGTTCTCCAAGGAGTCGGGCCGGTCGGAGCTCCAGCTGAGCGTCGAGGCGGTGCGGCACGCGCTGGCCGACTGCGGGCTGACGCCGGCCGACGTCGACGGTTTCACGACGTTCACGATGGACACGTCCTCGGAGATCGCGGTGGCGCGCGAGCTGGGCTGCGGGGAGCTGCGGTTCTTCAGCCGGATCAACTACGGCGGCGGGGCGGCGTGCGCGACGGTCCAGCAGGCCGCGATGGCGGTGGCGACGGGCGTGGCCGACGTGGTGGTGGCCTACCGGGGCTTCAACGAGCGGTCGGGGTCGCGGTTCGGGCAGTTCTCGGTCGCGGCCGCCCAGCAGGTCAACACCAACGGTCTCGACAACGCGTGGACCTACCCGATGGGGCTCGGCACGCCCGCCGCGACGGTGGCGATGCAGGCGCAGCGCTACCTGCACGACTACGGCGCCACCTCCGAGGACTTCGGCCGGGTCGCCGTCGCCGACCGCCGGCACGCCGCCACCAACCCGGACGCGTTCTTCTACGGCAAGCCGATCACGATCGAGGACCACCAGGCCTCGCGGATGATCGTCGAGCCGCTGCACCTCCTCGACTGCTGCCAGGAGTCCGACGGCGCGGTCGCCCTCGTCGTGGTCTCGGCCGAGCGGGCGCGCGACCTGAAGCAGAAGCCGGCGTACGTCGCCGCCGCGGCGCAGGGGAGCGGCGCCGACCAGTTCGTGATGACGTCGTACTACCGCCAGGACATCGGCATCCCCGAGATGGGCGTGGTCGGCCGCGAGCTGTGGCGCCAGTCCGGCATGGGCCCGGCCGACATGCAGACGGCGGTGCTCTACGACCACTTCACGCCGTACGTCCTCATGCAGCTGGAGGAGCTCGGCTTCTGCGGCCGCGGCGAGGCGCCCGGCTTCATCGCCGACGGCGCCATCGAGATCGGTGGCCGCCTGCCCGTCAACACGCACGGCGGGCAGCTCGGCGAGGCCTACATCCACGGCATGAACGGCATCGCCGAGGGCGTCCGGCAGGTGCGCGGCACGGCCGTCAACCAGGTCCCCGACGTCGAGCACGTGCTCGTCACCGCCGGCACCGGCGTGCCCACGAGCGGGCTGGTGCTGGGGGTCTAG
- a CDS encoding phage tail protein: MSYVVDFQDVSTVGLESSPVADALAGLRANEARYFTNKYSHVFTVEPADEATEVVDWVHRILADERDLVIASKPLEATQFEVEGIRWAYVFYESGLSINVLWTLEEGGKRAVGFKLSDGMDVPEELETRFKFARQKSKLAGTIRGSYFVIKGDY, translated from the coding sequence ATGTCGTACGTCGTCGACTTCCAGGACGTGTCCACCGTCGGGCTGGAGTCGTCTCCCGTGGCCGACGCGCTGGCCGGACTGCGGGCCAACGAGGCGCGCTACTTCACGAACAAGTACTCCCACGTCTTCACCGTCGAGCCCGCCGACGAGGCCACGGAGGTCGTCGACTGGGTGCACCGGATCCTCGCCGACGAGCGGGACCTCGTCATCGCGTCGAAGCCGCTCGAGGCGACGCAGTTCGAGGTCGAGGGCATCAGGTGGGCCTACGTGTTCTACGAGTCCGGCCTGTCGATCAACGTCCTGTGGACGCTCGAGGAGGGCGGCAAGCGCGCCGTAGGGTTCAAGCTTTCCGACGGGATGGACGTGCCGGAGGAGCTCGAGACCCGCTTCAAGTTCGCACGCCAGAAGTCGAAGCTGGCCGGCACCATCCGCGGCTCCTACTTCGTCATCAAGGGCGACTACTGA
- a CDS encoding DUF4440 domain-containing protein, with amino-acid sequence MRADEGGMAGSDEAEIEDVVRAFFAAFTSGPDTAARLDTLRDLFLPGAVIVSTGGREPSLMDVDAFIAPREALLSGGTLVGFREWAVGGRTDVFGDVAHWFGSYAKEWEQDGQSFGGRGMKSLQLVRTPQGWRISAAAWDDER; translated from the coding sequence GTGCGCGCTGACGAGGGTGGGATGGCCGGTTCCGACGAGGCCGAGATCGAGGACGTCGTACGCGCGTTCTTCGCGGCGTTCACGTCCGGTCCCGACACTGCCGCCCGCCTCGACACGTTGAGGGACCTCTTCCTGCCGGGGGCGGTGATCGTCAGCACCGGGGGCCGCGAACCGTCGCTGATGGACGTCGACGCGTTCATCGCTCCCCGGGAGGCGTTGCTCTCCGGGGGCACGCTGGTCGGCTTCCGCGAGTGGGCCGTAGGTGGTCGCACGGACGTGTTCGGCGACGTCGCCCACTGGTTCGGCAGCTACGCCAAGGAGTGGGAGCAGGACGGGCAGTCCTTCGGCGGGCGGGGGATGAAGTCCCTGCAGCTCGTCCGTACGCCGCAGGGCTGGCGCATCAGCGCCGCCGCCTGGGACGACGAGCGCTAG
- a CDS encoding NAD(P)-binding protein, with amino-acid sequence MTRTIDADYLVVGAGAMGMAFTDALIDHADVRVALIDRRHGVSGHWLEAYPFVRLHQASAFYGVASTLLGGGQLQQRGPEQGLQERASQAEICVYYARMLERFEESGKVEFFPNTEHLGDRTFTSRISGERFEVPETCRVVDARYLAPSIPAEKPPPFDVAADARVLPVNGLARLDDAPSQYVVVGSGKTATDACIWLLARGVDPDAICWVRSREPWMMNRAVVQPDPAIFTAMAADTMQAATEAASLEDLFLRLEDAGIMLRIDRTVLPTMAKAPTLATWELDQLRTIENVVRHGHLDAVERGKLTFADTSVGVAHDALVVHCAADGLKYPPLVPVWRPQGITLQAIRAGFPCFGAALVGYVEATRHDDDEKNRLCPPTGYGNSMADWARMNLRGTQAVMSFSSEPDIKAWADRVPLNPARTPPDHPGSPALDDARARLASHVRPALARLAELSA; translated from the coding sequence GTGACCCGGACGATCGACGCCGACTACCTCGTCGTCGGGGCTGGCGCCATGGGGATGGCCTTCACCGACGCGCTCATCGACCACGCCGACGTACGCGTCGCCCTCATCGACCGGCGCCACGGCGTCAGCGGCCACTGGCTGGAGGCCTACCCCTTCGTCCGGCTGCACCAGGCCTCCGCCTTCTACGGCGTCGCCTCGACGTTGCTGGGCGGCGGCCAGCTGCAGCAGCGCGGGCCCGAGCAGGGCCTCCAGGAGCGCGCCTCCCAGGCCGAGATCTGCGTCTACTACGCGCGGATGCTCGAGCGGTTCGAGGAGTCGGGCAAGGTCGAGTTCTTCCCCAACACCGAGCACCTCGGCGACCGCACCTTCACCTCCCGCATCTCCGGTGAGCGCTTCGAGGTGCCCGAGACCTGCCGCGTCGTCGACGCCCGCTACCTGGCGCCCAGCATCCCGGCGGAGAAGCCGCCTCCCTTCGACGTCGCCGCCGACGCCCGCGTGCTGCCCGTCAACGGCCTCGCCCGCCTCGACGACGCCCCCAGCCAGTACGTCGTCGTCGGCTCCGGCAAGACCGCGACCGACGCCTGCATCTGGCTTCTCGCGCGCGGCGTCGACCCGGACGCGATCTGCTGGGTGCGGTCCCGCGAGCCCTGGATGATGAACCGCGCCGTGGTCCAGCCCGACCCCGCGATCTTCACCGCCATGGCCGCCGACACGATGCAGGCCGCCACCGAGGCCGCGTCGCTCGAGGACCTGTTCCTCCGGCTCGAGGACGCGGGGATCATGCTGCGCATCGACCGCACGGTGCTGCCCACGATGGCCAAGGCGCCCACGCTCGCCACGTGGGAGCTCGACCAGCTCCGGACGATCGAGAACGTCGTACGCCACGGGCACCTCGACGCCGTCGAGCGCGGCAAGCTCACGTTCGCGGACACCTCGGTCGGCGTCGCGCACGACGCCCTGGTCGTGCACTGCGCGGCGGACGGCCTGAAGTACCCCCCGCTCGTCCCGGTCTGGCGTCCGCAGGGCATCACGCTCCAGGCGATCCGGGCCGGCTTCCCGTGCTTCGGCGCGGCCCTAGTCGGGTACGTCGAGGCGACCCGCCACGACGACGACGAGAAGAACCGCCTGTGCCCGCCCACGGGCTACGGCAACTCGATGGCCGACTGGGCCCGGATGAACCTGCGGGGCACCCAGGCGGTGATGTCCTTCTCCTCCGAGCCCGACATCAAGGCGTGGGCCGACCGGGTGCCGCTCAACCCGGCGCGGACCCCGCCCGACCACCCGGGATCGCCGGCGCTGGACGACGCCCGGGCGCGCCTCGCCTCCCACGTGCGTCCCGCGCTGGCGCGACTGGCCGAGCTGTCCGCGTAA
- a CDS encoding DUF222 domain-containing protein, with protein MAQLPVTDLDAGDTLALLGDVVTRRRRAEVEDLLLVLHWCDLHSSDPRDDPRPDPTIPSPPGSDRLVDLGGEGTPRVRELSLCELGIARGVHTLSARAAAADALDLRHRLPQTWTVTRTGRAEPWLARKVAVLTRDLPLAAVDVVDQAVARAIGSQSPARVIALVEAKIIEADPDTHATRLEEARHRRYVSLSRTDAVGLRHVIARINAGDAAYVDAVVTRVADILATRPEHADAPRDLLRSLAFGWLARPAELLQLLLEHTEQPEDAEPVEDETDSVPRALAFPADLLDALKSAKPDRFRPDSVLYVHLHEAALTGTVSGTASGVARVEGIGPVALAQLTELLAHTRVSIKPVIDLKQLVSSCAYEHPEAIKERIHLRQPLDSFPHATRVSRKVDLDHPVPYRPTGPPGQTTSHTGRPLSRTAHRAKTHLGYRVATTETGETLWRTPHGLHRLVDAAGTHDITETDAQAWLSPDPLDRALVRLQHQFDTGQITLSADRVTNR; from the coding sequence ATGGCTCAGCTCCCGGTGACCGACCTCGACGCAGGCGACACGCTCGCGCTGCTCGGGGACGTGGTCACGCGGCGGCGGCGGGCCGAGGTCGAGGACCTGCTCCTGGTGCTGCACTGGTGCGACCTTCACTCCAGTGATCCCCGCGACGACCCGCGGCCGGACCCGACGATCCCGTCGCCGCCGGGCTCGGACCGCCTGGTCGACCTCGGTGGGGAGGGCACCCCGCGGGTCCGGGAGCTGTCACTGTGCGAGCTCGGCATCGCCCGCGGCGTCCACACCCTCTCCGCCCGCGCAGCCGCCGCCGACGCGCTCGACCTGCGACACCGACTCCCCCAGACCTGGACTGTCACCCGCACCGGCCGCGCCGAGCCCTGGCTGGCCCGCAAGGTTGCCGTCCTGACCCGCGACCTGCCCCTGGCCGCGGTCGACGTGGTCGACCAGGCCGTCGCCCGGGCCATCGGCTCCCAGTCCCCCGCGAGAGTGATCGCCCTGGTCGAGGCCAAGATCATCGAGGCCGACCCCGACACCCACGCCACCCGCCTCGAAGAAGCCCGCCACCGCCGCTACGTGTCCCTCTCGCGGACCGACGCGGTCGGGCTGCGGCACGTCATCGCCCGCATCAACGCCGGCGACGCCGCCTACGTCGACGCCGTCGTGACCCGAGTCGCCGACATCCTCGCCACCCGCCCCGAGCACGCCGACGCGCCCCGCGACCTGCTCCGCTCCCTGGCCTTCGGCTGGCTCGCCCGACCCGCCGAGCTCCTCCAACTCCTCCTCGAACACACCGAGCAGCCAGAGGACGCCGAGCCTGTCGAGGACGAGACCGATTCGGTCCCGCGGGCGCTCGCGTTCCCCGCCGACCTCCTCGACGCCCTGAAGTCGGCCAAGCCCGACCGGTTCCGCCCCGACTCCGTGCTCTACGTCCACCTCCACGAAGCCGCCCTCACCGGCACCGTCAGCGGGACTGCCAGCGGCGTGGCCCGGGTCGAAGGCATCGGCCCGGTCGCCCTCGCCCAGCTGACCGAACTCCTCGCCCACACCCGAGTGAGCATCAAGCCGGTCATCGACCTCAAACAGCTCGTCTCCAGCTGCGCCTACGAGCACCCCGAGGCCATCAAGGAACGCATCCACCTCCGACAACCCCTCGACTCCTTCCCCCACGCCACCCGGGTCTCGCGGAAGGTCGACCTCGACCACCCCGTGCCCTACCGACCCACCGGCCCACCCGGCCAGACCACCAGCCACACCGGCCGACCACTCTCCCGGACCGCACACCGCGCCAAGACCCACCTCGGCTACCGGGTCGCCACCACCGAGACCGGCGAGACACTCTGGCGTACCCCCCACGGACTGCACCGCCTCGTCGACGCCGCCGGCACCCACGACATCACCGAGACCGACGCCCAGGCATGGCTCAGCCCCGACCCCCTCGACCGCGCCCTGGTCCGTCTCCAGCACCAGTTCGACACCGGACAGATCACACTGAGTGCGGATCGCGTCACGAACAGATGA